CAACCGTAGCCGACTCGGTCTGGTCCGGACGGTCGGTAGTCAGTACCGGCGATTGGGCAATTGCGCGCTCACTGCCGACTGCTAGAAATATCAAGAAGGGTAACAGTCGCACGTTCTTACTGACGGGCACGAATCTCATGTGATACACGTGCTAGCTTAAGTAGGAGGATTTCCATTTCAGCCTCATAAGTGTGTCTAGCTAATTGCCCTACCTGTGCCTTCAGCACCTCAACCTCAAGCTCTAAAATGTTTCGTTGGTCGAGAAGGCCAGCTAGCCTCTGATCTGATAATTGGTCTGCCTCCACCGAACGGTCCAGAAATACGCGCCTCGCCAAAGTACCATCGAGTCCTGGCTCGCCAGCTACCTTGCCGACGCCATCACCAGTGTCATCGAGGATTGGACGTTCTGTCGACACACGACCCTGCTGCTCATACCACCGCCCTACGCCGCTACTGGCCCGCGTGAAAGCCTCCCATATCGACACCCGTCCATCTTTATCGAAATCGCTAGCTTCAGTTTTGAACGCCTCGACGAAGAAGGCAGCGAATTGCGTCTCGTAGCGCTGCTCAGGACTGTTAGTGGCAGTGATGACAATTCGTCGTTCACCAGTCAGGTACTCTAAAAACGGAAAGCTGGCAGATGTCGTATTCGCAAAAATGAGCCGTCCCGGCAGGGGTTCCAGAAGGCTGCGCCATTCGGCCGCATCGAGGTCTGGGCCGACAAGATTAAATTTGGCATCGATACCATCGAAGGTGCCGTGGCCAATGAGTACGACGAGTAACGTAGCATCATCGCTGAGACGCCGAGCCAGGGTTCTCGTTACCTGACGGATACCTTCCTGAGAAGCACGCCCCACGCGAGGCCCAGGGATTTCGGCTAGAACGAACAAATCTTCTTCTTGGAAATGTAAATCGCTGCGAAGAGAAGATACGAGCGCACCACGCCAACGATCGTACCGTTCTGCGTACGGCGATCCTCCGGACGCGCCAGAGACAATCAGCGCAAACCTTTGTTGCGCCGACGTAGACGCTCCAGCACTGACAATAAAAAGCACTGAAATCAGGAGGCGTCTACACCACCCACTCATCGCATTCCCCATTGTCGTCGCAGAAGCCATTCGACCGACGGCAGGAATACCAGAAGCAGAAATACCCAAACATTGTTCCAGAGATCAAGTCGGACCGACGTTGCCGAAACTGTCGCATTCTCCCGTAACTGCCCAGGTAATTCGCCCAGCGCATCAACAGGCACAACGGCACCTCCTGTTCGCTCGGCCAGCCTCGCCAGCACTTCGCTATTCATGCGTGGGTCAGTTAGCTCACGATCACTACCACCGACAAGGACCCGGGTCTCCACGCTTCCAAGACTGGACGATTCTTGGTCAGCCCGCACGTCAATGCGATAAACACCGGATTGCGCCGGTGTGAACTTTGCCGTGTACCGCCCTGCCACAGCGTCGGTCAAGCTAGGTCGTATCTCCTGGATATCACCAGCCGGCCCAGTCACGCGCACTGTTATCGACGCATTAGCGACGGTCTCATAAGTCGAGTCGCGACTCGAAATCTCCAGATGCACGACCTCACCAGCAACGCGGCCTCCCTCCGTCGAGACGGTTACTGGACCGGGCGCGATCTCTGAGAGCCAGCGGACCGTCTGTTTCCAGAACGTATCGTAGGTATCGTCATGTGAGGGAAGAAGCATCTTCCACCGCCACGATGCTTCTCCAGTAAACACCATGGTCCGCCCACGACCATACCGCTGCACAGCGATCAGAGGGTATAAGCCGCCACCGGCGCCGACCGTGTGTGCGAGCACCGATGCCCCAGGTTTCGGGTCGCCGAGTGCGGCAACTCCAGCCAGCGGGGGCACCGCATCCCACCTGGCTCGATTGATGTCAGCTGTCGTTCCTAAACGCATGAGGCCGTGATTCGCGCCGGCGGCGGTCAAGCTCACGGTGTTAGGCTCACGGACCGCGCCTTGAGCAATTGTCGTGGTGCGACTAGCCAGGTACAAAGGAAGAATTGTCTCAATTGGAGTGCTCGCCAGGCCACGACCTACAAATGCCTGCGCTCCAAACACTAGTAAACCGCCTCCCCGCTTCGACACAAAATCAACCGTCATGTTGAGCTGGTCTGGCGAAAAAAATTCCGCAGGAGTGTTTGCCAAAACGACGGCATCGTAGAAGAAGAGCGCGGAACGATTCTGAGGATAACCCGTCGAGAGCGCGGGCGTCCGATCGGTATCCCCCTGAATGTAAAAAGTGTTCTGTCCTCGGTCGTTAGCACCCTTCAGCACGACCGAATCTAACTCAATCCCTTCGTCCTGGAGCCAAGCCCGCTTAAGGAAACTGTGGTCATAACCTGGGGCGCCTTCAACCAATAACACCCGCCGCAGTCGACCTGACGGTGGCACAAGCACACGCATGGCATTGTTGTCCGGGGTCAACTCAGTCGGGTCGACAGGCAACTCAACTGTGTAGCGCGTCGCAACGTCTGATTTCGGAGATACACGGAACACGATTGGTAAAGGCGCACCTGATTCGGCTGGGGTCACCCAATCCAGTTGGACTAACCGCCCATCTTCCAGAAGCCTGACCTCGATTGGCTCCTTGCCAAATCCATGACTGACAACGGACGCGCTCAAATCAACAACAGAGTTGGCCAAGTTGGCTGGCCCGACCGACACATCCAGCACCTCACGGTCTCGTTCGATAACCGCCCGACCGACACCGACAGTAAACACCGGAAAAGCACCGGCACCCGAGACCTTGACTGACTCGCTGCCTGTCTCTCCGCCATCGGAAACGACAATCACACCAGCAACGGTTCGCCCACGGTAGCGCTCACGAACACCACGTAAGGCACCCTGAAGATCACTTTGGCGAGCGTCAGCTCGAAGATTAGTCGGCTCGACCGGGGTGAGTAATTCACCAAAGCCTAGTAGGTCTACATCGAAGACTTCGCCAACACTTGGTAGCAGAACCTCCTCAACCAATCGTGACGCTTCGTCGATCCGACGGTGGCCGTCATCATTAGCATCCTTCAAGCGCATACTGCGTGAAACATCAACGAGAATCGGCACGATTGCATCGAGACGATCGGTAGACGGCTCAAGTAGAACGGGACGTTGCAAGATCAAGATCAATAGGAGTAGCACTGATAGCCGGAGTGACATCAATACCGACCGAAGTCCAATCGATATCGGCACGAGCGGTCTCCAGTAGGCACGCAACGTCACCCCAACCGCACCAATTACCAGTATCGCAATCAGCCACCAAGGCATCAACGCATCAAAAACCATCGTCACTCCTGGCTACCACACGAACTATCGCCGTCGCTCCGCTACGGCCAACGCTTCGTAATACGCCTCTACCAACGCACGATAAGTCTCAGGAACCGATTCATCAGCACCACTACTCAAGCGTCCCCGGAGTTCCTCAACCGACAGCAGTCCCGACTGGCTTGCCTCAAACCGTTCGAGAGCTTCAGCCACCTCCTGCCTAAGCTCATCCCACCGCGTGAAATCCTGTTTAAAGGCCTCGGTACCGGGTGCGGACCTGGTGTACTGGCCGCTCAGACCATTAACCCGACCGGCCAATGAAGGGTTTTCACGTCGAAGCTCACCAAGGAGGTCCTCCGCACGTCTTAATTCACGGTCGTATGCTTCACCCAGTCGCGCTAAGCCCCCAGACTCGTCTTCGAGGTTCGGTTCTACATTGGTTGCTGAAGGCGCAAGTTCACCTGCCTCACCCAATCTCTCCAGAGCTTCAATTTGACGTTCGAGATCCCCTAAACGTTCCCGTAATGCTCGCGTCCGGTCCAGTTCCTCCGAAAGCCGCCGGGCTTCATCGCTGAGACCTCCAGGCACTAACTCAAGCCGTTCAGCCACCTGCGTCAGCGTATCCCTGAGGACACCCTCCGACTCAGTCAGACTACGACGTTCGTCCTCTGAAATTCCGTCTGACGTTCCAAAAGCACGTCGTAAGGTGTCAGCAGATTCACGGAGGCGAGGAGCCAGACGTTCTTCTTCGACCATGCCAGCCACCTCTTCTAGCGTCCCTCGACCCTCTGGATCATTGTCGAGCCTACGGGCAAGTACGCCGGTGGCCTCATGAAGAAGGTCGACCCGGTCGGCCATCTGAGCCTGCTCCTCAGCGAGGCGTGTTCCCGTGTCGCGACTCGCCTGACCAACTTCGAGCTGGTCCACTTCGCGAGCGATAACCGTTTGGGCGTCAGCAAGGTCCCTCGCTTCTGACTGTAGTTCAGCTACAGCCCTTTGGCGCTCTTCCGGATTGAGATACCGCAACTCCTGTTCAAGCGCACTGAGTCGACCTAGGGCCTGTCGACCACGCTCACTTGCACCGCTGAGATCCCCACGTCGAAGGTCGCCAGCTGCAGCGCGCATCGCTTCAGAGACTTCTCGCATCCGCTCCCCATCCAGTTGGGTTGTCGGTCGTGCCGCCTGGCTAGAAGCCTGACCACCGGAAGTTTGTTGGGTCGCTTCACCTAACTGGTCAAGCATCCGAGTTAGCCGCTCAGCTTCGTCCCTCAGCTCGGTTTGTTCTCTGGTCAGTCGCTCGAGCTGCTCTTGAAATTCTCGAGGGTCCACTTCAGGACCTTGACGTTCAAGAGCCTGCTTCCGGCGATTGAGATCCGATTGCCGGCCGGCCAATTCCCTCACCTCATCAAGCGCTTCACTTTCAGGGCTGTCTGGCTGGCCAGCCGATGAGCGCGTTTCGTAGTTCGTCTGTTGCTGACGACGCAACTCCTGGTCAAACAACGCTGAGAGGTCTTGACCTGGTCTTCCCGAGCCACCACCTACCGCCGCCTGCCGCCGGGAAACTTCCCGTTGCCGAATTTCGGCCTGAGCACGCAGCAGATGGTTTAGTGCCGCCATCTCGTGGGGAATAGCCTCGTTAGTCTCAATATTGTCCAATGCCGTCTTCGCGAAACCCATGGCGCGAACTGCAAGATCCAACGGTGCTCCATCACGCGTTCCACTTGATGCCACTTCACCCTGCCGTCGTCCTGGGCCAAACTCCTCAAGAGCTTGTTCCGTGCGCACCTTGAGTTCATCCTGAGCACGGGCCACCGTACGGACCTCGTTCTCGACCCTAGAATCCTCAACCTGTCTATCGAGTTTCCACGTAGCCACTACGATCGCACGTTGAGCAGCCGTCAAATCAGCAAGACCTGTACCACCATCACCCCCTTGTGACTGGCTCTGCGCTTCAACAAATTCCTGTTCAAATGGCGTAACGTCAAGAAAGTAGATGTCACTACGCGCTTCGGTGGATGCCTTCGCTCGATTCACATCCAGTGCGCGCGCGTAATAGGTAACAAAGTCACCAGGCACAACATCAAGATCCTCAATGTATAACGTATAGATTCCAATCCTTGTCGTCAGATCAGTCGACCCTAGAAGTGGCACAGCCTGGTCTTCATCGCCCCTAACTGCATAGACGATCTCAAAGCGTTCGAGACCATAATCATCATCGGCACGGGCTTCGATGGTCACCTCCTCCAGTGGCGTAACCGAGCGGTCCCCATCTGGTCTGAGAATCCTGACGACGGGAGGAAGATCAGCGATCGCGCGAATAAAGTACTGGCCCTCGCTCAAATTACTGAGACCCTGATTGTCGGAAAGGGTCACCCGATAAGCATCATCCGCCGAAACCTCGAAGCTCCCAGTCAACGTCGTGTCGTCCCGGAGCGCCAACGGGATGAGAGACCCGTCCGAAAGCACCATTGCACCATCCTCAATCGGCTTGTCCGCGTAGACAGTGAGCGTTACCGCCGTACCAACTGGTGCATACACATCTCCGCTGTCGATCTCTATACGCCGCTCGAGCCGAGTAAATAGTGGATAGTCGTATTCGACGTCAATCCGATCAATATGGGGCACCATGAGTGCCGTCACGTTGTACTCATCCGACCATGCACTAGCTGCACTCACCCGATAACGAAAACTCTCTCTGACCGAGGTAAACTCGAACTGGAAACTTCCGTCGTCCGGCCGCATCTCAATGTCTTGCCATTCGTCACCTGACTCAACTTGTAACACCGGATGAATTAGGCGAGATGTAATCGTGACCCCTTCCACCTGCGCGCGCACCTCCAGCGATCCACCCGCCATCACACGGGCATCACCTGGCGAGACGTTGATTCGGACAGTCTCAGGAAACGCATACAGACTTGCCGCATCAACAGCTCGTTGAGCTGGTGTCAGTGCCAAGCTGAGCGCGGTCACGAGGACGATACCGCCGGCCACGCAAAGGCCGATTGCACGTCTGATCTGCGTGCTCGAGACCACGCGGTCAAGTTGCACAGTCTGAACCTGATTCGAGGCATCAGTAATCACCATCGACTGAACCGCAGATCTCACGGTACGACTACCGAGTTCAACTGCACTTGCTAGCCGGTCCTCAAATTCCGGCACTTGCTCTTCAATAAATCTGGCCACTTGTCGTGGGGACGGAGTTTTGCGAAGCGGCCACCATATTAAAAGGGTTTGACCGATCGCTACGACTGCCGCCGTCAGTGCTAATGCAATAAGCGATATGCCCGTCGGCAGCCAGAAGTGATCCACCATGACTGCAACTAGCACGATCACGCCGACACTACCAAAGACCCTAGCGCTACCACGCAACACGGCAAGCGTGACCCAGCGTCGTCTGACCTTGGCAAAGAACGTCCAGAGTGGCTCGTCTTGACTCTGCATGCCCCCTATCCCGTCCGGCGACCTAGAAGACTCTCAGCAGCGAGTGCCAATATCATCAGGCCGAGTGCGTAACGCCAGTATCCGCCGTCTCGTTCCCGTTCATCCATTGCGTGGTCAGTTGTTGAATTGATCGTAATGCCTACCTTTGCTACCTCGGCCTTGAATTCGGCAACTGACATGCTCGTCATATCAGATTCTTCCCGATCGACGTTGATTGCCACCCGTTGCGAGTCGGCTAACTCAATAAATCCTGGACGGCGAACACTCTCCCGTGGACCGTCGCCAACGACCAACTCACGCGGTTCATTCCTATCGCCACTGAGGTGCCTTAGTGTCTCGTGCACGAACGGTACGAACATCGGATGACGCGGAAAATCGTTCCACGCACTTTCGAAGTCCGAACCGAATACAAGTAGTCGTCCAAGATCGAGGTCATGTTCCATTAGCGCGGCCGTCCCATCACTGAAGTGCGCAAGCACGCTACCGTCTGTGCTTGAATCCAGTCTCCGAGTCCGCACATACCTAGCCTGAGCCAGGTTTCCCAGTTTCTGTCCAAACGCCTGAAAGATCGGGTGCCTTCCATCAGCCGGTACAAATCTTCGGTCCACCGAACCTGTGTCATCATTTTCCGGTACGGAAGGGCCCACGCCGCCAAATCCCGAAAGCATGAGCGGTTCTATATCGGGACCGGCAACAATGAGTACTCCGCCTCCCGCGCGCGTAAATCTCTCCAATCCAGAAAGTCCCCGACGGTCCAGTCCACGAGTAGTCAACAGCAGGACCACGGCTGGCGGAACGTCTGCCTCTGACAAACTCGACGAAAGCATCGCTGCCGCGGTCTGCGCAATCTCAAATCTTTTCGCAACATCTCCAACCCGAAGGGCCTGGTCTAGATAGAACGCCTCAACCGATGAGTCTCCACCCTCTGTGACCAAAAGAATCCCAAGTGGCCTCGGCGGCGAAAGCATTAAGTAACGAGCATCGTCCGCTTCGTAGCCGGTAGCATCATTTATGATGACGCTAGCCTCACCACGTTGCGGCAGGACAACAGGGAAAACAACCTCGGTGCTACCTCTCATAGGTACCGTCACCACCGCCTGGTCCACCTCGGCCCCATCGACAAGTAATCTGGCAGTTACCACTTGGCCCACCAGACCACCGTTGAGCAAGGTAGCCCTCGTGTTAGAAGGGCCGGCCTGAATCTCAGTCACAGCCAAATTGCCCATTGGGGGCTGAATGGTTACAACGT
This genomic window from Vicinamibacterales bacterium contains:
- a CDS encoding glutamine amidotransferase, giving the protein MVFDALMPWWLIAILVIGAVGVTLRAYWRPLVPISIGLRSVLMSLRLSVLLLLILILQRPVLLEPSTDRLDAIVPILVDVSRSMRLKDANDDGHRRIDEASRLVEEVLLPSVGEVFDVDLLGFGELLTPVEPTNLRADARQSDLQGALRGVRERYRGRTVAGVIVVSDGGETGSESVKVSGAGAFPVFTVGVGRAVIERDREVLDVSVGPANLANSVVDLSASVVSHGFGKEPIEVRLLEDGRLVQLDWVTPAESGAPLPIVFRVSPKSDVATRYTVELPVDPTELTPDNNAMRVLVPPSGRLRRVLLVEGAPGYDHSFLKRAWLQDEGIELDSVVLKGANDRGQNTFYIQGDTDRTPALSTGYPQNRSALFFYDAVVLANTPAEFFSPDQLNMTVDFVSKRGGGLLVFGAQAFVGRGLASTPIETILPLYLASRTTTIAQGAVREPNTVSLTAAGANHGLMRLGTTADINRARWDAVPPLAGVAALGDPKPGASVLAHTVGAGGGLYPLIAVQRYGRGRTMVFTGEASWRWKMLLPSHDDTYDTFWKQTVRWLSEIAPGPVTVSTEGGRVAGEVVHLEISSRDSTYETVANASITVRVTGPAGDIQEIRPSLTDAVAGRYTAKFTPAQSGVYRIDVRADQESSSLGSVETRVLVGGSDRELTDPRMNSEVLARLAERTGGAVVPVDALGELPGQLRENATVSATSVRLDLWNNVWVFLLLVFLPSVEWLLRRQWGMR
- a CDS encoding DUF4175 family protein → MQSQDEPLWTFFAKVRRRWVTLAVLRGSARVFGSVGVIVLVAVMVDHFWLPTGISLIALALTAAVVAIGQTLLIWWPLRKTPSPRQVARFIEEQVPEFEDRLASAVELGSRTVRSAVQSMVITDASNQVQTVQLDRVVSSTQIRRAIGLCVAGGIVLVTALSLALTPAQRAVDAASLYAFPETVRINVSPGDARVMAGGSLEVRAQVEGVTITSRLIHPVLQVESGDEWQDIEMRPDDGSFQFEFTSVRESFRYRVSAASAWSDEYNVTALMVPHIDRIDVEYDYPLFTRLERRIEIDSGDVYAPVGTAVTLTVYADKPIEDGAMVLSDGSLIPLALRDDTTLTGSFEVSADDAYRVTLSDNQGLSNLSEGQYFIRAIADLPPVVRILRPDGDRSVTPLEEVTIEARADDDYGLERFEIVYAVRGDEDQAVPLLGSTDLTTRIGIYTLYIEDLDVVPGDFVTYYARALDVNRAKASTEARSDIYFLDVTPFEQEFVEAQSQSQGGDGGTGLADLTAAQRAIVVATWKLDRQVEDSRVENEVRTVARAQDELKVRTEQALEEFGPGRRQGEVASSGTRDGAPLDLAVRAMGFAKTALDNIETNEAIPHEMAALNHLLRAQAEIRQREVSRRQAAVGGGSGRPGQDLSALFDQELRRQQQTNYETRSSAGQPDSPESEALDEVRELAGRQSDLNRRKQALERQGPEVDPREFQEQLERLTREQTELRDEAERLTRMLDQLGEATQQTSGGQASSQAARPTTQLDGERMREVSEAMRAAAGDLRRGDLSGASERGRQALGRLSALEQELRYLNPEERQRAVAELQSEARDLADAQTVIAREVDQLEVGQASRDTGTRLAEEQAQMADRVDLLHEATGVLARRLDNDPEGRGTLEEVAGMVEEERLAPRLRESADTLRRAFGTSDGISEDERRSLTESEGVLRDTLTQVAERLELVPGGLSDEARRLSEELDRTRALRERLGDLERQIEALERLGEAGELAPSATNVEPNLEDESGGLARLGEAYDRELRRAEDLLGELRRENPSLAGRVNGLSGQYTRSAPGTEAFKQDFTRWDELRQEVAEALERFEASQSGLLSVEELRGRLSSGADESVPETYRALVEAYYEALAVAERRR
- a CDS encoding BatA domain-containing protein is translated as MFGVSFLVPAFLLGLAAAAIPVLLHLLKRTPAARREFSAVFLIKKTQVEQTNRRMLREWILLALRVTALVLLAVAFARPYLASTLVGLTGGLTVVAVDRSFSMSGQGRFDRARELAVNAVLAENFSREVAVVAFDEGAVLVSEPSLDRQKALAAIAQLSTGWGATRYRLALDRAAQVIGDKTGKIVIVTDLQRSGWVSGDHGVLPDRIPLDVVTIQPPMGNLAVTEIQAGPSNTRATLLNGGLVGQVVTARLLVDGAEVDQAVVTVPMRGSTEVVFPVVLPQRGEASVIINDATGYEADDARYLMLSPPRPLGILLVTEGGDSSVEAFYLDQALRVGDVAKRFEIAQTAAAMLSSSLSEADVPPAVVLLLTTRGLDRRGLSGLERFTRAGGGVLIVAGPDIEPLMLSGFGGVGPSVPENDDTGSVDRRFVPADGRHPIFQAFGQKLGNLAQARYVRTRRLDSSTDGSVLAHFSDGTAALMEHDLDLGRLLVFGSDFESAWNDFPRHPMFVPFVHETLRHLSGDRNEPRELVVGDGPRESVRRPGFIELADSQRVAINVDREESDMTSMSVAEFKAEVAKVGITINSTTDHAMDERERDGGYWRYALGLMILALAAESLLGRRTG